The Dysidea avara chromosome 11, odDysAvar1.4, whole genome shotgun sequence genome includes the window CTGAAGTCTTGACTGACGAAGGGGGTGTAACTGTAACCGTGGCAGCAGTTGTTGTGCACGCCTCATTGGTAATAGTAGTAGTATCTGGGATGGTGGGCGTCTATTGGAATACACACAACATCAATAAAAATTGATAAGTGAATTGACTTACCGGTCGAGAGCTTGATGGTTGAATAACTAATTTCTTGATGTTTTTACGTGGCTTAAATGTGTCCACCCCACTGGTCTCCAAGTCATCTAATCCTTCAAACATCAATGACTTGTCCATGTGCCGCGATGGAGAGCTCAGTGATTGTGCCTTGAATGGCAGCTTGGCTCCTCTCCGCATGTTGAGCTTGTAATGTGATGAAGCACCAAAGTCTGGTTTACCGGCTGCTTTAGAGAGTTCTGGTTTTGAGGGAGGTGTTGATGAAGCAGCTTCCTGTAATGAAAGTCgtttcaaagtttcatttcgCGGATGCTTGTACTTGCCTTTAGTGATGTGCGAAAGAGAGGGGAATCCCCAAAAGGAGATGTTGCTAACACCTGAAGTTGCTGCTGTAGCTGAGCTTGTTGCTGAAGAGCAGCAATGTCAGAGAAACCTCCAGTCTGGGCACCAACCACTATAAAGTGANNNNNNNNNNNNNNNNNNNNNNNNNNNNNNNNNNNNNNNNNNNNNNNNNNNNNNNNNNNNNNNNNNNNNNNNNNNNNNNNNNNNNNNNNNNNNNNNNNNNNNNNNNNNNNNNNNNNNNNNNNNNNNNNNNNNNNNNNNNNNNNNNNNNNNNNNNNNNNNNNNNNNNNNNNNNNNNNNNNNNNNNNNNNNNNNNNNNNNNNTTAAAACAACTGGTCTTCCACTTAACAATGCTGAAACACCAGGTATATAGTCATGTCCTGTTACTAAAGCATGTATCATTATCAGAACCAAATAAACCCCCATAGCAATGGACACGAGAGGAAATGGTGGGTGATGCAACACACACTCAAATACATGAGGCCACAGTGACATACAGAACAGAGCTAGACAACAACCGGCGGTGAACGCTCGAGACGAGGGCAGGAGGCAGAAGGCTAGTCCACTTCCAATTCCAATACAACACCAAACAGGATGACCCACCAAGTGTCTCTTGTCTGATATTATCACCAAACCAGTACACAGTGCTAGCATCACTGCCACCCTGAGGGAcaacaataaataaattaatgaaCACAGGGTATGTTGACACTGGAACATCACaatgggaccaaaaaatttttgtatgttttgtttTTTAGAGGTAAATGAGTGCAAGTAATACAacacagaaaaaaaaagaagggaAATACAGAAAGTAGATAAAATGCATGATCTAGGTAAAAAAAATATAACAGAAAAGTGAAGTACTGTACCTAATACTAGCTGTTTATGTGGCCTGGTTTTCAGTTTTTATATGAATACAGAGGAACcacagttatctgaaccccttggggtcaagggtggtccataagtctgcaaaaatctgtatctctgaaactgtgtatagaatagcataaataaccttaaaatagcgttaaaacatttttaaaaatttcagtattatcaactaccctaatagaacagtcactattctaatagagcacagtcatttccgtagttcggttaaccgagaatctgaggttccactgtagtcaaGCAAAACTGCACAGTGTTAACCATTTACTTCTTGGCTCCATGTCTAAAAATTAATAGACTTGCACCATGCATGCCCTAACATTGCCAGCTGTTAGGTAAAATTTGTCTTTTGTTGTACTATATTTTCTGATTAATATAGTTTACTGTGTATCCCAAGgtttataattatttgtgactggatttgcgaaaaggggtcttctacacacatccaatttaccaactttgacgactCATAACTTTGGACGGGAAAAGGTTATTTACTTGAAACTTGGTCAGTAGTATGCATCAACATATAATTAGCTGATGGGAAAATTATCAGGTTTATATgtttcttgaacactaagttatggtctcaaagtttatagaattggatgtgtgtagaagactATGTAAATGTACAAATGTTCATATGGAGCTAGATCTGTTAGGACCAAAATCTTATGAAGGCTTTTTATCTAGAGTTTGCTAAGACATCCCACGTTACAACAGTGAAGAGCATCCACCACCTTTTTAGATTTAGTAGTCAAGGAAACTCATCAAGAatgccacctcattatagtgaccatgttaagtaggtaacatagctaaggtgtacttcatgacctcattaataagaccacctcattatagtgatcatGTTAAGTAGGTCTCAAACATAACTGAAAAATTAAGACCACCTTAtcatagtgaccatgtcaagtaggtcccaaaaaggtttatttcatgacctcattaatataGCCACTACTAAGGCTGTATTGTATGAACACGTAATTTCCCTGGTGAAATTTTGTTGTTATTTAGAAAGTGAATTGTTTCTCAGTATAAACAGCCAAATGATTATACCTTACTTATCCAACTCAACacaacaaactagtatttactTACCCTCCTTGGTAAGGTAGTGATGTACCAGTAATGGAGGCTAGCACAGACACTTCCCCATACAGCCAGTTTGTGATGAACAACATACCTCCAAACATTGTTGCAACAACTAGCTGATTGAACACAGCAGCAGACAACTTCTTCTTGTCACTACGTAGCTCCCTTCTTGTTGGCTCCGTTTTTGACATAATGTTAACCGGAACTGGTATGTCTGAGAAGAACAAGTAAACACTGGCAGCTATGCCAACAACAATCGCTAGACAGTTGAATGTGTGTGAGGAGCACATTGGATCAGTTGTCAACCAGTACACTCGGAGTACAAGGAGTAACAAATAACCAAGCAAGTGTAGATAAACCTTACGAGACCTGAGAAGAGAAATTGTACATGATACTGTTAACTTCAAGCAAATACACTGGGACCAGTTACTTGTAGGCACTGACATAATCCAGACACCTAGTTAAGGTCCCAAGGTATCTGTTGGCACATAAACTGATCTGGAAAATCAGGATAATATTGGTTGGCCCCCAAGGTGTTTGCattacacaggttccactgtgtatCATTACCATATATTATGGATATATTTAAGGGGAAAACCAATTGTGGTAAGGACTAGCAGACATGTACATACTCTTAATTTGGAAACAATCATGTCCACATGAGGCCAGAGGAGTCAAGCACGTTGTTCATAGTTTAGTACACACTCAACAATGTTATGCATACATTTGGTTACAGCAAGAGAAAGTATCTTAAGATCCTCGGCTTCATGCTTGCAACCTCATACAGCATCATCCAACACTAAACATGCAAGATCAAACACTGCATAATATTACTATTATAATAACACAGCATAGAACACTCAGTGCAGCCTATTTGAATCTTGCAGTGGGTAGATATTCTATGCAGACAGGATCATGAATAGGTTTTCCATGCTCACAAACATTTAACTTTTTAGTTACAAGAATTTACTGTGCAAGACTGAAAAGCTGACGTTCCCACTTCTCTTGGGTATGTGCCACTACCAGCTGATCCAGGTCATAGAATATACAACTATTACACATCAGTGTGTCATTTACAAAATTTCTATTCTCACCTGTCTAATGGCTCACTTATCCACCAAAGTCTGTGCAGTATTAATGGAACAAACATGTTACCAATTGTTGTAAGTGACAGCCGAGcaacagaatgatttgtttggtGGGCAAACAGAGCTAACAGTAGTCCCAGCCTTGTCAGTAGCAGTCCAACTGGACTGTCTAAAAGCTTCTTCACAGTTGGGTATCTTGTGACAAACAATGGAGATAGATAGCATAATGTTAATAGTTCACATCCAGCTGGATTTTTCTCCACCAAAGAGGAATGGTAGATCACTGCAGGAAAGCTATACACTACACTCCACCAAATACAACCTATCAGAACAGCACAGCACACGTGTACTAACCACACCACAGTGGGAGCCATTATACTGCATACCTAGTACCACTTCAGGGATAACGCTGCTCCATTCGCCACTCTTCCTTGCCGCTTCCATTGTATCGTGTAGGATGTCGTGCACGTTAGCCAATTCCTTGTCTTCAACTATAACGCTCTGAGCTCTGTGTCTGACCTTGCTCTCTGCACTTCTGGCTTTTAGCGACTGAATATCGAAAATTCTTTTGTCAGTTTCCATCCTAGTGTTTCACGCAGCTCCTAAAAATCCCACGCTATGATTAACCGGCCAAGAGCATCACATTGTTCTCGCTAATCAGTGCGAAACATAACGATACCGTATACATTCCATTATCACAATGATTGTAATGCTTCCCTAATTAATTCGCTTTTACAGCGCACTCTGTACAAACGCCTCAAAAATTATTACGTCAGTCACGTGAGTAGAGAACATTTGCCTGGAAGTTTGTGCTAGAGTGTATATGTGTGTTTCACTGATGAAGTCGAAGCCGTAGTATATCGTGCTATTACAAATCAACGTCTGGGTGGCATTATTTAGAAATATCAGCTGTGAAGCCGACAAGTAAGAAATGTCACTATTGACGGCGTATAATGAAGACCAGCCAACTCAAATGTAAGTCCATACGTAGTTACTTCGAGAAGAACACGTCAAAGAAGACACAGGCCAGTGCTATTAAAATATTAAGTGATACATTTGGACACTCGGACTTCAAGTCGAGCCTGCAGAAAGAAGCAGTGTTATGTGTAAGTGAAGGTGAGTCTATAATAAATGTTCAAGAGGCTCAAATATCACTGTAAACTCTGAGAATGAGCCCCATGTTCTTTTCAATGCATTTAACAACTGTTCACTTatgtacctatcaatattatcccccacctaccccatcctgggcgtagtgggggaaatggcggggatttgactttttgaaaaatcaaattctccatctatgggggaacgactagtggtcaaatctcttCTCAAACATCTCAAAAAATCTTCTCAAAAATTAATGTGCTATGGACTGCTCTTTCAGGACCATGCCCTCTTGTATTTTGTTATTTCTGTAATTGTTCATATGTGACACTATTGGCCCTAAATGAGTGAGAAACAACCAATCAAGTTGAAGTGGTGCAGTACTATCTTAGCGTAAACTCTTATTTGTGAATAAAACCAAAGTTTAGGTTTGAATGCAAGAGAAGTTCGAGATCCTGGTTGTTGTGGTTCGTTTGGCACATACTATAAACGATGAAAGTTTGGCATGACTAAAGTTTGACAAACCAAGGAAATATTAACTAcattttatattttatttaatATTGGCTGTATaataaatttgccaaacttttatcTGCCAACCCGTTTTGCATGCTGATTCACCAAATTTAAATTGTGCCAATCACTTGTCTTTTATGGCACCTGGATTACATGTTGCTttggatcaagtcaccatttGGCACTAGGATTTTCTATGCGTCTATCAGGACCTGTATATTATTAGCCTTCTCACATATGGTATGGACTGCTGCTATAAAGAAGGCAATACACTGTTATTCAGTGATACCAAGTAGTGCTCAGCAATATACAGGTGATactgtttatcatgataaattatcataaccaaTTATCATACTGTGACAGCCTTTGATAACCGGTATATCGAAATACTGGTATATCGTTATGCCCATATATCGATGAATACCAttataggattgcttttaacccagcctttggtgtttaattacttaatttgttgatggtttagcaaacaaaaatttgaggttgtcacattacaccacatgcctacttgtactgaactatattttttggtttttgggatgcataccGCTCCATACATGAGCAgtaactataattatattgatatactgcaatattttcctgttactaatactgtgtattcaaatttcaataccaccGAGCACTAATACCATGAGTTTATTTAACTCTCGGTGATGTAACATCTTTCAAATAAAGGTGTTAGGTTGTACCATGGCCCTAAATTTAGGTGGTAGGATAAGATGATGTCAAAACTATTGATGAAGTTTAATCAGTGCACAATACTTTATGGTGTGACAGACTAAACTGCACATCAATGTTGTCATTGCTTAGAAATATTGCAGAGGTTCTCAAATAGCCTTCTTTGGTCATGTTTTGTCTGGAAGTTCATCTAACACTTGACTGCCCCCCAGCTGTGTTGATACTCTGAGCACTCTGTGTCAGTATAAATATTGTGTAGAGCCTATAAACAAATTTCCCATAACACTGCTGCTATGTTGTGTGAATTATTTATGTAGTAACAACAGCAGGATATTTAATTTTCATCATAAGTGTGTGTTATCATAGTTGGGTCCCAGAATCCTGACTGTTGAATGTAGAAAAAACTAGATGATGACTTGATCCATCAACAACATGTGTCATAAGAGCCACACGATTTTATGATTTATTTGTTCAATACTGTGTGATTAAAAATTTTGGCGGgacaaaattttgatgaatgtaGCAGAAATTGATTTCAGTTCATCATGTCCAATATTTAGCCAGCTAAATAGAGAGAATATGACACAAGCACTTACCAAAATATTTTCCCACCATTTCTATGTAGAGTTACGTAAATTACCAAAATTTCAGACCAACATCATATGGTAGACAAATCGTCCTGCCTTAACTGTAGAAGAGACTACTGATGTTTTATATGGTACATCTCACGTGAACACCAGTATAGCTGC containing:
- the LOC136239537 gene encoding PGAP2-interacting protein-like (The sequence of the model RefSeq protein was modified relative to this genomic sequence to represent the inferred CDS: added 1142 bases not found in genome assembly), translated to METDKRIFDIQSLKARSAESKVRHRAQSVIVEDKELANVHDILHDTMEAARKSGEWSSVIPEVVLGCIWWSVVYSFPAVIYHSSLVEKNPAGCELLTLCYLSPLFVTRYPTVKKLLDSPVGLLLTRLGLLLALFAHQTNHSVARLSLTTIGNMFVPLILHRLWWISEPLDRSRKVYLHLLGYLLLLVLRVYWLTTDPMCSSHTFNCLAIVVGIAASVYLFFSDIPVPVNIMSKTEPTRRELRSDKKKLSAAVFNQLVVATMFGGMLFITNWLYGEVSVLASITGTSLPYQGGVAVMLALCTGLVIISDKRHLVGHPVWCCIGIGSGLAFCLLPSSRAFTAGCCLALFCMSLWPHVFECVLHHPPFPLVSIAMGVYLVLIMIHALVTGHDYIPGVSALLSGRPVVLMSFVLGVIVLGIQKVWVPISTTPQQSGPMQRRRSSRNSYVSFFGSAWRRLSTVSEESSSDETSDTEDVIEDEVISREENVLERLPVLKEVEYKIFLSVIRQATFVMCLTTIFGLMLQSIVPAVPVKNTNNEELSVVVWSAKFGFTTDGRLDLSQAPTMLNATGADIIVVTECDTFHPLFGSYHLIHWLAKSLNMFSFHADIAYTTGLGVISRHPIINSTHQLLPVKGAGLHIMVNITVNASGSLINLTFIKPRHHWQQWINCTQLYTKDTSVVEELSNLSQMAMVHFALCHQDTAFHLEGLESIPVSKKESGAGHVLYKNLIRLCYVNTERLVVVLFKVPQHSNHDNDVVAMDTDNLVFHWDDFLNRFFGDRQQESVTCF